A single region of the Rhizobium sp. NLR16a genome encodes:
- a CDS encoding multidrug efflux RND transporter permease subunit, which produces MRFAHFFVDRPIFAAVISILFLVVGGIAYTQLPVSQYPEIAPPTIVVRTSYPGADPQTIADTVSTPLEQQINGVEDMLYMSSYSSADGAMSLTITFKLGTDLDKVQVLVQNRVSIALPRLPEEVQRLGVTTDKSSPDLMMVVHLLSPSHRYDQLYVSNYARNRIRDVLVRLDGVGDVQIFGERQYSMRIWLDPEKLSAYGMTSDDVVSALRDQNVQVSGGKIGAPPVTGRNAFEYTVRTDGRFSDVREFRYVIVKSTGAGRLVQLQDVARIELGAQDYVTNSYLNNDPAVALGIFARPGTNALDTAHQVQTLMKDISQSFPEGLEYRIVYDTTEFISDSIDEVYRTIAEAAILVAIVVLVFLQSWRTAIIPIVAIPVSLIGTFAILLAFGFSLNMLTLFGLVLAIGIVVDDAIVVVENVERNLARGMTPKQASHVTMDEVGTAVVAISLVLIAVFVPTAFIPGISGQFYRQFAVTISVTTAISALNSLTLSPALAGILLKAHDHETKRKSIASRLGTGLANGFNRGFDRMSSGYSWTVRHLVGSWIGLTCSMLAFAGLLGATWYMTTRVPSGFIPTMDQGYAIVVVQLPDGASLARTDAVVKQVGDIARTVPGVGNAVQFAGFSGATFTNASNAGVVFVPFKSFAEREEGGENANKIIGELFGKLQSIQEAFIIAIPPPSVRGVGNSGGFKMQISDLENPDMTRVLGLARQMMGAAATTEGLTGVFTTFSDASPQYFLSIDRDKARFLNVPIPNIFNALSINLGVAYVNDFNAFGRVYQVRAQADRQYRMDREDILALKVRSATGALVPLGTLMDIQDSSGPALVQRYNMYVSVPLQGNPTPGTSTGDALKKMEELAAKILPPGTTFEWTELAYQETHTGNTAVYIFALSVIFVFLALAAQYESWVLPLAIILIVPLAVLAALIGVSLRGMDNNVLTQIGLIVLIGLAAKNAILIVEFARQAEEEGKTPVEAAIEASHLRLRPILMTAFAFIFGVLPLAIATGPGAEMRQSLGTAVFSGMLGVTLFGLFLTPVFYVVLRGWRRSRPAERPVEAAPAQSETV; this is translated from the coding sequence ATGAGATTCGCCCATTTCTTCGTGGACCGGCCGATTTTTGCGGCCGTCATCTCGATCCTCTTTCTCGTCGTCGGCGGCATCGCCTATACGCAGCTGCCGGTCTCTCAATATCCGGAGATCGCGCCGCCGACCATCGTCGTGCGCACCTCCTATCCTGGCGCCGACCCGCAGACCATCGCCGATACCGTTTCGACCCCGCTCGAACAGCAGATCAACGGCGTCGAAGACATGCTGTACATGTCGTCCTATTCCAGCGCCGACGGCGCCATGTCGCTGACGATCACCTTCAAGCTCGGCACCGATCTCGACAAGGTGCAGGTGCTGGTCCAGAACCGCGTTTCCATCGCGCTGCCCCGTCTTCCCGAGGAGGTTCAGCGGCTCGGCGTGACCACCGACAAGAGCTCGCCCGACCTGATGATGGTGGTGCACCTCCTGTCGCCGTCGCATCGTTATGACCAGCTTTACGTCTCGAACTATGCCCGCAACCGCATCCGTGACGTGCTCGTGCGCCTCGACGGCGTCGGCGATGTGCAGATCTTCGGCGAACGGCAGTATTCGATGCGCATCTGGCTGGATCCGGAAAAACTCTCCGCCTATGGCATGACCTCGGATGACGTCGTCTCCGCCCTGAGGGACCAGAACGTACAGGTCTCCGGCGGCAAGATCGGCGCGCCGCCGGTGACCGGCAGGAACGCCTTCGAATATACGGTGCGAACGGATGGGCGTTTCTCCGATGTGCGCGAGTTCCGCTATGTCATCGTCAAATCGACGGGGGCGGGCCGGCTCGTACAGTTGCAGGATGTCGCCCGCATCGAACTCGGCGCGCAGGACTACGTCACCAACAGCTACCTCAACAACGACCCTGCGGTCGCTCTCGGCATTTTCGCCCGGCCGGGAACCAACGCTCTCGATACGGCCCACCAGGTCCAGACGCTGATGAAGGATATCTCCCAGAGTTTCCCGGAGGGCCTGGAATATCGCATCGTCTACGACACGACCGAATTCATCTCGGATTCGATCGATGAGGTCTACAGAACCATCGCCGAAGCGGCCATCCTGGTGGCGATCGTCGTTCTCGTCTTCCTGCAATCCTGGCGGACCGCGATCATCCCGATCGTCGCCATCCCAGTGTCGCTGATCGGCACCTTCGCTATCCTGCTCGCCTTCGGTTTCTCGCTCAATATGCTGACGCTGTTCGGCCTGGTGCTCGCCATCGGCATCGTCGTCGACGACGCGATCGTGGTGGTGGAAAACGTCGAGCGCAATCTGGCGCGCGGCATGACGCCGAAGCAGGCGTCGCACGTGACGATGGACGAAGTCGGCACCGCTGTGGTGGCGATCTCGCTGGTGCTGATCGCGGTCTTCGTGCCGACGGCCTTCATTCCGGGCATATCAGGTCAGTTCTACAGGCAGTTCGCCGTGACGATCTCGGTCACCACTGCGATATCGGCCTTGAACTCCCTGACGCTTTCGCCCGCCCTTGCCGGCATATTGCTGAAAGCCCACGATCACGAGACGAAGCGCAAAAGCATTGCCTCACGCCTGGGCACCGGTCTTGCAAACGGCTTCAATCGCGGCTTCGACCGGATGAGCTCCGGCTATTCGTGGACCGTCCGGCACCTGGTCGGCAGCTGGATAGGCTTGACCTGCTCGATGCTCGCCTTCGCCGGCCTGCTCGGCGCGACCTGGTACATGACCACCCGGGTGCCCTCGGGTTTCATCCCGACCATGGACCAGGGTTACGCGATCGTTGTGGTGCAGCTTCCGGACGGCGCCTCGCTGGCGCGGACTGATGCCGTCGTCAAACAGGTGGGCGACATCGCCCGAACCGTGCCCGGCGTCGGCAATGCCGTGCAGTTTGCCGGTTTCAGCGGAGCGACCTTCACCAATGCCTCGAATGCGGGGGTCGTCTTCGTTCCGTTCAAATCCTTCGCCGAACGCGAGGAAGGCGGAGAAAACGCCAACAAGATCATCGGCGAGCTCTTCGGCAAGCTGCAGAGCATCCAGGAAGCCTTCATCATCGCAATCCCGCCGCCATCCGTGCGCGGCGTCGGAAACTCCGGCGGCTTCAAGATGCAGATTTCCGATCTCGAAAATCCCGACATGACGCGCGTGCTGGGCCTTGCCCGCCAGATGATGGGGGCGGCGGCAACGACCGAAGGGCTGACCGGCGTCTTTACGACCTTCTCCGATGCCAGCCCGCAATATTTCCTGTCGATCGACCGCGACAAGGCGCGCTTCCTGAACGTGCCGATCCCCAATATCTTCAATGCGCTTTCGATCAACCTCGGCGTCGCCTACGTGAACGATTTCAACGCGTTCGGCCGCGTCTACCAGGTTCGCGCCCAGGCCGACCGGCAATACCGCATGGACAGGGAGGATATTCTCGCGCTGAAGGTACGCTCGGCGACCGGCGCGCTGGTTCCTCTCGGCACTCTGATGGACATTCAGGATTCCAGCGGCCCGGCGCTCGTCCAGCGCTACAACATGTATGTCTCGGTGCCGCTTCAGGGCAATCCGACACCCGGCACCTCGACGGGCGACGCGCTGAAGAAGATGGAGGAGCTGGCGGCCAAGATCCTTCCGCCGGGGACGACCTTCGAATGGACGGAACTCGCCTATCAGGAAACCCATACCGGCAACACCGCCGTCTACATCTTCGCCCTCTCCGTCATTTTCGTCTTCCTGGCGCTGGCGGCCCAATATGAAAGCTGGGTTCTGCCACTCGCGATCATTCTCATCGTCCCGCTTGCCGTGCTCGCCGCACTGATCGGGGTCTCGCTGAGAGGAATGGACAACAACGTCCTGACGCAGATCGGCCTGATCGTCCTGATCGGCCTTGCGGCCAAGAACGCCATTCTGATCGTCGAGTTCGCCAGGCAGGCGGAAGAGGAAGGAAAAACGCCAGTGGAGGCCGCCATCGAGGCGAGCCACCTTCGCCTGCGCCCGATCCTGATGACGGCATTCGCCTTCATCTTCGGCGTTCTGCCGCTCGCCATCGCCACCGGCCCCGGCGCCGAGATGCGCCAGTCGCTCGGCACCGCCGTCTTTTCGGGCATGCTCGGGGTGACGCTCTTCGGCCTGTTCCTGACGCCGGTCTTCTATGTCGTTCTGCGCGGCTGGCGCCGCAGCCGGCCGGCTGAAAGGCCGGTCGAAGCCGCCCCGGCCCAAAGCGAGACGGTCTGA
- a CDS encoding efflux RND transporter periplasmic adaptor subunit yields MTFALRRKLLLACIATFMPMVAMAQGAPSAPPPVTVAKPVVRDVIDNDEFIGRFQPVDEVSVRSRVGGYLQEVHFEDGALVKQGDLLFVIDQRPFVTALSQAKAALEASQSTLVFADAQYKRAQSLASSGSQSAQTLDDRRREFDSAQANVRGAQAAADRAALDLEYTEIRAPLSGRIDRRLLSTGNLVQADQTVLTTIVSLDPIDFYFDVDERRLLNFADTARKQGKDLQLGGGGVDVSVTISDPTAKPFMGKLDFAENRVDNESGTIRIRARLANPDLVLQPGLFGRVQVAASNTYKAILVPDEAIGSDQNERVVYVVDAQGKVSTKPVRPGPRLYGYRVIREGLDGTETIIVNGLMRARPGSTITPQMSELPQERQDTPPESANAESGQ; encoded by the coding sequence ATGACTTTCGCGCTTCGACGGAAATTGTTGCTCGCCTGCATCGCCACGTTCATGCCTATGGTCGCGATGGCGCAGGGCGCACCGTCCGCCCCTCCCCCTGTCACGGTCGCGAAGCCGGTGGTGCGCGATGTCATCGACAATGACGAATTCATCGGCCGTTTCCAGCCGGTCGACGAAGTCTCCGTGCGTTCGCGCGTCGGCGGCTACCTGCAGGAAGTTCATTTCGAAGATGGCGCCCTGGTCAAGCAGGGCGACCTGCTCTTCGTCATCGACCAGCGGCCGTTCGTCACCGCGCTCAGCCAAGCGAAGGCCGCGCTCGAAGCGTCGCAGTCCACCCTTGTTTTCGCCGACGCTCAGTACAAGCGCGCCCAGTCGCTCGCTTCGAGTGGCAGCCAATCCGCACAGACGCTGGACGATCGCCGCCGTGAATTCGATTCCGCCCAGGCCAATGTCCGCGGCGCTCAGGCCGCCGCCGACCGCGCGGCGCTCGACCTCGAATATACCGAGATCAGGGCGCCACTGAGCGGCCGCATCGACCGCCGCCTGCTCTCGACCGGCAATCTCGTGCAGGCCGACCAGACGGTGCTCACCACGATCGTCTCGCTCGACCCGATCGACTTCTATTTCGACGTCGACGAGCGCCGCCTGCTGAATTTCGCCGACACCGCACGCAAGCAGGGCAAGGATCTGCAGCTCGGCGGCGGCGGCGTCGATGTATCCGTCACGATCTCCGACCCCACCGCCAAACCTTTCATGGGAAAGCTCGATTTCGCCGAGAACCGGGTCGACAATGAGAGCGGCACCATCCGCATCCGCGCCCGCCTTGCAAATCCCGACCTCGTCCTGCAGCCGGGCCTGTTCGGCCGTGTGCAGGTCGCAGCCTCCAATACCTACAAGGCCATTCTCGTTCCCGATGAGGCGATCGGCTCGGACCAGAACGAACGCGTCGTCTATGTCGTCGACGCGCAAGGCAAGGTTTCGACCAAGCCGGTGCGGCCCGGACCTCGGCTCTACGGCTATCGCGTCATCCGCGAAGGTCTCGACGGCACCGAGACGATCATCGTCAACGGCCTGATGCGGGCGCGGCCGGGTTCGACCATCACGCCGCAGATGAGCGAACTGCCGCAGGAGCGGCAGGACACGCCCCCCGAATCCGCAAACGCGGAGAGCGGACAATGA
- a CDS encoding cation:proton antiporter has product MAFFESMLTLLLVAIIFLQFSRKFRVPYPTMLAIAGIIVAAFPWAPEVAIDPRLALALFIAPVLFDAAYDLPPRTLRRNWLPLFSLAAIAVILTAAAVTAVGVAMAGLPLAVAVALGAIVAPPDAVAATVMLDRFNLPRQTYVILKGESLLNDAVALLIFSAAVAAATNPAFFTGILAELTLAAPGGLILGYLLGRLYMIVGLKLAGTLGGTLLEFVATFGTWIIAERLHLSAILAIVAYAMVIARYMPERQTARHRIHSYSVWEAAVFLLNVLAFLLMGLQVRQIVLDLDPGRLNFAMTLAAAVFVTVIVVRLAWVLVYNRAITFLAERGLTTQAAPTFAASLLAGWCGMRGLVTLATALALPIDFHDRDIILLSALAVVLGTLIVQGLTLGPLIRFLKFDPDTSLNRDITKARVALIDAALAELEGQDKSTRILRDVYTSEREIAADGKHPREVSRLDKQRRNVIGAKRRKLAAMRRAGEIDDDVFHMLEQELDWAELAVLPPGRDEIVES; this is encoded by the coding sequence ATGGCGTTCTTCGAAAGCATGCTGACGCTGCTCTTGGTGGCGATCATCTTCCTGCAATTCTCCAGGAAGTTCCGTGTTCCTTATCCGACCATGCTGGCGATCGCCGGCATCATTGTCGCTGCCTTCCCATGGGCTCCGGAGGTGGCGATCGATCCCAGGCTGGCGCTGGCGCTTTTCATCGCACCCGTACTTTTCGATGCCGCGTACGATTTGCCGCCGAGGACGTTGAGGCGCAACTGGCTGCCACTCTTTTCGCTCGCCGCAATCGCCGTCATTTTGACGGCCGCGGCCGTCACAGCCGTCGGCGTCGCAATGGCCGGCCTGCCGCTTGCCGTGGCCGTCGCACTCGGCGCTATCGTCGCCCCACCGGACGCGGTTGCGGCGACCGTCATGCTCGACCGTTTCAATCTGCCGCGCCAGACCTATGTAATCCTCAAGGGCGAGAGCCTGCTCAATGACGCAGTCGCCCTCCTCATCTTCAGCGCCGCAGTGGCGGCCGCCACCAATCCCGCCTTCTTCACCGGCATTCTGGCAGAATTGACGCTGGCAGCGCCGGGCGGTCTCATCCTCGGCTATCTTCTCGGCCGTCTCTACATGATCGTTGGTCTGAAGCTCGCCGGCACGCTCGGCGGCACGCTGCTCGAGTTCGTCGCCACCTTCGGCACGTGGATCATTGCCGAGCGACTGCACCTTTCGGCGATCCTGGCGATCGTCGCATATGCCATGGTGATCGCCCGCTACATGCCGGAGCGGCAGACGGCCCGGCATCGCATTCATTCCTATTCGGTTTGGGAAGCCGCGGTTTTCCTGCTTAACGTGCTCGCCTTCCTGCTGATGGGCTTGCAGGTCCGCCAGATCGTCCTCGATCTCGATCCCGGCCGCCTGAATTTTGCCATGACCTTGGCAGCCGCGGTCTTCGTCACTGTCATTGTCGTGCGCCTGGCCTGGGTGCTCGTCTATAACCGCGCCATCACCTTTCTTGCCGAGCGCGGTCTCACGACACAAGCTGCTCCCACGTTTGCCGCGAGCCTACTTGCCGGCTGGTGCGGCATGCGCGGTCTCGTAACATTGGCAACTGCGCTCGCCCTGCCGATCGACTTCCATGATCGCGATATCATCCTGCTCAGCGCGCTGGCCGTCGTTCTCGGCACGCTCATCGTCCAGGGATTGACGCTCGGGCCGCTGATCCGCTTCCTGAAATTCGATCCGGACACATCCCTGAACCGCGACATCACCAAAGCCCGCGTGGCATTGATCGACGCGGCGCTTGCCGAGCTTGAAGGTCAAGACAAATCGACCCGCATTCTGCGTGACGTCTATACCTCTGAGCGCGAGATCGCCGCCGACGGCAAACACCCGCGCGAGGTCAGCAGGCTCGACAAACAGCGCCGCAATGTCATCGGTGCGAAACGCCGCAAACTGGCCGCGATGCGCCGCGCCGGCGAGATCGACGACGACGTCTTTCATATGCTGGAACAGGAGCTTGATTGGGCTGAGCTTGCCGTTCTGCCGCCCGGTCGAGATGAGATCGTCGAAAGCTGA
- a CDS encoding MarR family transcriptional regulator, giving the protein MNATPTLGFLLHDVARLLRKRFEQRAKCLGLTRSQWQTLAYLSNNEGIHQSGLAEILEVEPITLVRILDKLAERGLIERRQHPTDRRIWLLYMRDEAHPLLAEMRELGDVTRAEALDGVSAEQREQLFHILSVMKTNLVQACRTPVDENEMNDG; this is encoded by the coding sequence ATGAACGCCACGCCCACACTCGGTTTCCTTCTGCACGACGTCGCACGGCTGCTGCGCAAGCGGTTCGAGCAACGCGCGAAATGCCTCGGCCTGACGCGGTCGCAATGGCAGACGCTCGCCTATCTCTCGAACAACGAGGGCATCCACCAGAGCGGCCTTGCCGAGATTCTCGAAGTCGAGCCGATCACGCTGGTGCGCATTCTCGACAAGCTCGCCGAACGTGGGCTCATCGAACGCCGCCAGCATCCGACCGACCGGCGGATCTGGCTGCTCTACATGCGCGACGAGGCGCATCCCCTGCTCGCCGAAATGCGCGAACTTGGCGATGTCACCCGCGCAGAGGCACTGGACGGGGTCTCAGCCGAGCAGCGCGAGCAGCTTTTCCACATCCTGTCCGTAATGAAGACCAACCTGGTCCAGGCATGCAGGACCCCGGTTGACGAGAATGAGATGAACGATGGCTGA
- a CDS encoding HlyD family secretion protein → MADQSPLRVVADANAKSPVEENEAKQQETVAEAPSSNSAPAAAVAAPGGSKVRRRRSLTRPILFALLPVALVVGGYYYVNGGQVMSTDNAYIQADMVGVTTDVSGIVDQIDVHENEAVKAGQVLFSLRADSFKIALDGAKAQLGAQRNQIMNLKASYQQSLAEITQAQADLPYYQDQFDRQQALVNNGSATQSAYDEAKHNLEAAQQKVAVAKAEAATTLAQLGGSADQPVEENPLYLQAKSQVDNAQRELDHSVVKAPFDGIVTNVNALQVGSYLQASQQAFSLVATDHLWIAASPKETELTYVKAGQTAEIYVDTYPGVTWKGKVESISPASGSSFSLLPAQNTTGNWVKVVQRIPMRVSIEDAAGKPPLRVGMSTVVDIDTGHIRGLPDFVNTLLGRPQGEDHE, encoded by the coding sequence ATGGCTGATCAATCTCCCCTCCGCGTCGTTGCCGACGCCAATGCCAAGTCACCTGTTGAAGAAAATGAAGCGAAACAGCAGGAAACGGTAGCCGAAGCGCCTTCATCCAATTCAGCGCCGGCTGCTGCCGTGGCTGCGCCTGGCGGTAGCAAGGTCCGCCGCCGGCGCAGTCTCACGCGGCCGATCCTGTTCGCGCTCCTGCCGGTGGCGCTCGTCGTCGGCGGCTATTATTACGTCAATGGCGGCCAGGTGATGTCGACCGACAACGCCTACATCCAGGCCGACATGGTCGGGGTCACCACCGATGTCTCCGGCATCGTCGATCAGATCGACGTGCATGAGAACGAGGCGGTCAAGGCGGGGCAGGTGCTGTTCAGCCTGAGGGCCGATTCCTTCAAAATCGCGCTCGACGGCGCCAAGGCGCAGCTCGGCGCGCAGCGCAACCAGATCATGAACCTCAAGGCGAGCTATCAGCAGTCTCTCGCCGAGATCACCCAGGCGCAGGCCGATCTGCCCTATTACCAGGATCAGTTCGACCGGCAGCAGGCCCTCGTCAACAACGGCAGCGCGACGCAGTCGGCCTACGACGAGGCCAAGCACAATCTGGAGGCCGCTCAGCAGAAGGTTGCCGTCGCCAAGGCGGAAGCAGCAACGACGCTCGCCCAGCTCGGCGGCAGCGCCGACCAGCCGGTCGAGGAAAACCCGCTCTATCTGCAGGCCAAATCGCAGGTCGACAACGCCCAGCGCGAACTCGACCACAGTGTTGTCAAGGCGCCGTTCGACGGCATCGTCACCAATGTCAACGCGCTTCAGGTCGGCTCCTACCTGCAGGCCTCGCAGCAGGCCTTCTCGCTTGTCGCCACCGATCATCTGTGGATCGCCGCCAGCCCGAAGGAAACCGAGCTGACCTATGTCAAAGCAGGTCAGACCGCCGAGATCTACGTCGACACCTATCCCGGCGTGACGTGGAAGGGTAAGGTCGAGAGCATCAGCCCGGCCTCCGGCTCCAGCTTCTCGCTGCTGCCGGCGCAGAACACCACCGGCAACTGGGTGAAGGTCGTGCAGCGCATTCCGATGCGCGTCAGCATCGAGGATGCCGCAGGCAAGCCGCCGCTGCGCGTCGGCATGAGCACGGTCGTCGACATCGATACCGGCCATATCAGAGGCCTGCCCGACTTCGTCAACACGCTTCTGGGCCGGCCTCAGGGCGAGGACCATGAGTGA
- a CDS encoding DHA2 family efflux MFS transporter permease subunit yields MSDALASPATSVANRGAITACVILAVIMQALDTTIANVALPYIQGSVSASADQINWVLTSYIVAAAIMTPPSGFLAAKFGRKRVLLVAIAGFVAASVLCGLAQSLNQIVAFRLLQGLFGASLVPLSQGILLDIYSVEERGSAMALFGVSVMVGPVLGPVIGGWLTDNISWRWVFYINVPIGALAFMGIVVFVTETKRDLLAKLDWFGFGMMSLFIAALQLFLDRGEQLDWFSSGEIMVEAIVCAAAFYLLLVHTLTAEKSFVNPKLFLDQNFTVSMIFIFVVGVTYLASLALMTPYLQTLMGYPVITAGIVMGPRGLGTMLCMFIVGRLIGKVDTRLLLVLGLGLTAWAMYDMTGWTPDVSQWTIVSVGFIQGAGLGFLFVPLTTIAFATLPAQMRGDGTGLYNLSRNIGSAVGISIVSALIVENTQSNHESIAAYVTPFNHAFNAMAAQGLSPLTATGRASLNEIITLQSTIIAYMDDFKLLMLMSLAVIPLALLLRKPKAAPAVDHSAVME; encoded by the coding sequence ATGAGTGACGCTCTGGCATCTCCGGCGACCTCGGTCGCCAATCGCGGCGCGATCACGGCCTGCGTCATCCTCGCCGTCATCATGCAGGCGCTGGACACGACGATCGCCAACGTGGCGCTGCCCTATATCCAGGGCAGCGTGTCTGCCTCCGCCGACCAGATCAATTGGGTGCTCACTTCCTATATCGTCGCGGCGGCGATCATGACGCCGCCCTCCGGTTTCCTCGCCGCGAAATTCGGCCGCAAGCGCGTGCTGCTCGTCGCCATCGCCGGCTTCGTGGCCGCCTCCGTTCTCTGCGGCCTTGCGCAATCGCTGAACCAGATCGTCGCCTTCCGCCTGTTGCAGGGCCTGTTCGGCGCATCGCTGGTGCCGCTTTCCCAGGGCATCCTTCTCGACATCTATTCTGTCGAGGAACGCGGTTCGGCCATGGCGCTTTTCGGCGTCTCGGTCATGGTCGGGCCGGTGCTCGGCCCGGTCATCGGCGGCTGGCTGACCGACAATATCAGCTGGCGTTGGGTGTTCTACATCAACGTGCCGATCGGCGCGCTCGCCTTCATGGGCATCGTCGTCTTCGTCACCGAGACCAAGCGGGATCTGCTCGCCAAGCTGGACTGGTTCGGTTTCGGAATGATGAGCCTGTTCATCGCCGCGCTGCAGCTCTTCCTCGACCGCGGCGAACAGCTCGACTGGTTCTCCTCGGGCGAGATCATGGTCGAAGCGATTGTCTGCGCCGCGGCATTCTATCTGCTTCTGGTGCACACGCTGACGGCAGAGAAATCCTTCGTTAATCCGAAGCTGTTTCTCGACCAGAACTTCACGGTCAGCATGATCTTCATCTTCGTTGTTGGCGTCACCTATCTCGCCTCGTTGGCGCTGATGACCCCCTATCTGCAGACGCTTATGGGCTATCCCGTCATCACCGCCGGCATCGTCATGGGGCCGCGCGGGCTCGGCACCATGCTCTGCATGTTCATTGTCGGACGGCTGATCGGCAAGGTCGATACGCGCTTGCTGCTGGTGCTCGGCCTCGGCTTGACCGCCTGGGCGATGTACGACATGACGGGCTGGACGCCCGATGTTTCGCAATGGACGATCGTCTCGGTCGGCTTCATCCAGGGCGCCGGCCTCGGCTTTCTCTTCGTGCCGCTGACGACGATTGCCTTCGCGACGCTGCCCGCCCAAATGCGTGGCGACGGCACCGGCCTCTACAATCTGTCGCGAAACATCGGTTCGGCGGTCGGCATCTCGATCGTCTCGGCACTGATCGTCGAGAACACGCAGAGCAATCACGAGTCGATCGCGGCCTATGTGACGCCTTTCAACCACGCCTTCAACGCCATGGCGGCGCAAGGGTTGAGCCCCCTGACGGCCACTGGCCGTGCTTCGCTCAACGAGATCATCACCCTGCAATCGACGATCATCGCCTATATGGACGATTTCAAGCTCTTGATGCTGATGTCGCTCGCGGTCATCCCGCTGGCGCTGCTGCTGCGCAAGCCGAAGGCGGCGCCCGCCGTCGACCACAGCGCGGTCATGGAATAG
- a CDS encoding DNA-3-methyladenine glycosylase, whose amino-acid sequence MLSASVMTDGGMTKSSIGAGALAGEGLRAFFERDAITVARDLLGCHLTVHGAGGRITETEAYFPDDEASHSFRGPTRRNGAMFGRPGNVYIYRIYGMYWCLNFVCHPGSAVLIRALEPETGIAAMTERRGTDMLTALCSGPGKLCQALGIDIEINDRPLDRPPYALTPSAPVPVVSGKRIGITRNAEAPWRFGIQGSRYLSKPFR is encoded by the coding sequence ATGTTATCTGCCTCGGTTATGACCGATGGTGGAATGACAAAGAGCTCGATCGGCGCCGGCGCGCTTGCCGGCGAAGGCCTCAGGGCGTTTTTCGAGCGCGACGCGATCACTGTGGCCCGCGACCTGCTCGGCTGCCATCTCACAGTTCATGGCGCCGGCGGCCGCATCACCGAGACCGAAGCCTATTTCCCCGATGACGAAGCCTCGCACAGTTTTCGCGGCCCGACCAGGCGCAACGGCGCCATGTTCGGCCGGCCCGGCAATGTCTACATCTACCGCATCTACGGCATGTACTGGTGCCTGAACTTCGTCTGTCATCCGGGCTCGGCCGTGCTGATCCGGGCGCTCGAGCCGGAAACGGGAATTGCCGCCATGACGGAGCGGCGCGGCACCGATATGCTGACGGCGCTCTGCAGCGGCCCGGGCAAGCTCTGCCAGGCGCTCGGCATCGATATCGAAATCAACGACAGGCCGCTCGACCGCCCGCCCTATGCGCTGACACCGTCTGCGCCGGTGCCTGTCGTCTCGGGAAAACGCATCGGCATCACTAGAAATGCCGAAGCACCGTGGCGCTTCGGCATTCAGGGATCGCGATATCTCAGCAAACCGTTTCGCTAA
- a CDS encoding LysR family transcriptional regulator: protein MDRFDAMRVFCRVVERRSFTLAAGDTGLPRSTVTDAVKQLEARLGVRLLQRTTRHVSPTLDGEAYYQSCLSILADIENAEGAFAGARPKGLLRVDVHGTLARYFVLPSLPSFLESYPEIEFYMSEGDRLVDLVHEGIDCVLRVGTPADSDMIIRRVAMLDEVTLASPAYVAARGLPQHPDRLAGHRMVGFRSSSADGLLPLEFIVDGTVRKLSIPAAVTVNAAESYVAAARMGLGLIQIPRYHAEKDLSDGTLVHVLPDFPLTPTPVSLLYPRNRQLSPRVRVFVDWLVKVFTRQNSKNTLC from the coding sequence ATGGACAGGTTCGATGCCATGCGTGTGTTCTGCCGCGTTGTAGAGCGCCGCAGCTTCACCCTCGCTGCGGGAGACACCGGCCTGCCGCGCTCGACCGTTACTGACGCTGTCAAGCAGCTCGAGGCCCGCCTCGGCGTGCGCCTGCTCCAGCGCACGACGCGCCATGTCAGCCCGACGCTCGACGGCGAGGCCTATTATCAGAGCTGCCTGTCGATCCTCGCCGACATCGAGAACGCGGAAGGGGCCTTTGCCGGCGCCAGACCGAAAGGCCTGCTGCGCGTCGATGTGCACGGCACGCTCGCGCGCTATTTCGTGCTGCCGAGCTTGCCGTCCTTTCTGGAGAGCTATCCCGAGATCGAGTTCTATATGAGCGAAGGCGATCGGCTGGTCGATCTGGTGCACGAAGGCATCGATTGCGTGCTGCGCGTCGGTACGCCTGCGGACAGCGACATGATCATCAGGCGTGTCGCCATGCTTGATGAGGTCACGCTCGCCTCTCCCGCCTATGTCGCCGCGCGCGGCCTGCCGCAGCATCCGGACCGGCTTGCCGGCCATCGCATGGTCGGCTTCCGCTCCAGCAGCGCGGACGGTCTGCTGCCGCTCGAATTCATCGTCGATGGCACGGTACGCAAGCTAAGTATTCCCGCGGCCGTCACCGTCAACGCCGCCGAAAGCTATGTTGCTGCAGCGAGGATGGGCCTCGGCCTGATCCAGATCCCGCGCTACCACGCCGAAAAAGACCTGTCCGACGGCACGCTGGTCCACGTGCTCCCGGATTTTCCGCTGACCCCGACGCCGGTCTCCCTGCTCTATCCCCGCAACCGCCAGCTTTCGCCGCGCGTGCGCGTCTTCGTCGATTGGCTGGTGAAGGTCTTCACTCGACAAAATTCCAAAAACACGCTTTGCTAA